In the genome of Magnolia sinica isolate HGM2019 chromosome 2, MsV1, whole genome shotgun sequence, one region contains:
- the LOC131227844 gene encoding cytokinin riboside 5'-monophosphate phosphoribohydrolase LOG4-like isoform X2, which yields MHQRRAEMSRHSDAFIALLGGYGTLEELLEVITWAQLGIHNKPKDVRGVMPNMYDFNNDIWLCHSFGGQCYNLIAFMVTVG from the exons ATGCATCAAAGGAGGGCAGAGATGTCCCGCCATTCCGACGCTTTCATCGCATTACTAG GTGGGTATGGAACCTTAGAAGAGCTCTTGGAAGTCATCACCTGGGCTCAGCTAGGAATCCATAATAAACCC AAGGATGTTAGAGGGGTGATGCCTAACATGTACGACTTCAACAATGACATTTGGTTGTGCCACTCCTTTGGAGGCCAATGCTACAATTTGATAGCATTC ATGGTGACAGTGGGATGA